One Tetrapisispora phaffii CBS 4417 chromosome 3, complete genome DNA segment encodes these proteins:
- the SHE4 gene encoding She4p (similar to Saccharomyces cerevisiae SHE4 (YOR035C); ancestral locus Anc_5.627), translating to MDTAYSITTISELSELLEKDLKISINTDRFTQALDELFCFSNTGSEHLIDGTSNEKIETILTCSYQDHSESREYLNSLIVKDCSKAIDIFERLSINTVHILVGSFVDANTTLPLVQELHSRIHLGEDANVTYLLSIILQLVIKFDYKFSQICFLIKELGMRIKEREVRSISLVIFSQLENKYKEEFNKSFLKFIDALVIEVEADIGNDPLIIIITLLNELYPVLTTLCSELFLSEALKDLCQERVNERRDPEFSKALLQLLSTACIDENVRKMIAETYIEVLENTLNIPEYSILAALVLIKIWSFTKLHNTTIKSLNEILMKHIENDIIEEDDVNTTEGDGLSNDDISNCLEGLAYLSLKTSVKVRLRANSKFCSALVKIIEFKKVNSKFYGVLVVLANLGISPKDINNGGPDAKSLRDLKSYSDLKNPKTDDDTKVIETVEEVSSFNKKYIIDTGVLAAIRSTEKELSMGSKEQYIRIIYNISREKKFIPDLVKHGCMTSVLEYLINDVGKKNESVRLLTLRSLTRMLIYSNPATIFNKYSSINALPFLFELLPMDQTPEEAASSLFDRNLITNADSFESLLALTNLASAPGSEGEDICKRITGTIAYWTVLENLMLDDSAQLQRCTLELLSNLMSHPLSIAVKFFNFENSQSVKNFNILVKLLELEDIESQRAVAAFFANAANSIPFIAQELLTQKEFIDTTIDVFHNQIDDKELRERFIILYYSLFAVVPEKDTKKLDIITKNKKFEETLKLIQKLNSVDEEYMEVVPLLLSKC from the coding sequence ATGGATACCGCATACTCTATAACAACTATTAGTGAACTTTCTGAGTTACTtgaaaaagatttaaaaatttcgATAAACACTGATAGGTTTACCCAAGCTTTAGATGAGTTATTCTGTTTTAGCAATACTGGTTCTGAACATTTGATTGATGGTACTTCTAATGAGAAAATTGAAACCATTTTGACTTGTTCTTATCAAGACCATTCTGAATCTAGAGAGTATTTGAATTCACTAATTGTTAAAGATTGTTCAAAAGCAATAGacatttttgaaagattaTCAATCAATACTGTTCATATTCTAGTAGGCAGTTTTGTAGATGCAAATACAACACTTCCCTTAGTGCAAGAACTGCATTCAAGAATTCATCTAGGGGAAGACGCAAACGTAACCTATCTGTTAAGCATTATTTTACAGTTGGTTATCAAGTTTGATTACAAATTCTCTCAAATATGTTTCCTTATCAAGGAATTGGGGATGCGtattaaagaaagagaagTTAGATCTATCAGTTTAGTTATATTTTCTCAACtagaaaacaaatataaagaagagTTCAACAAATCATTTTTGAAGTTCATTGATGCGTTGGTTATTGAGGTAGAAGCGGATATTGGTAATGACCCTTTAATTATCATAATAACATTATTGAATGAACTATACCCCGTCTTGACAACTTTATGTTCAGAATTATTCTTAAGTGAAGCTTTGAAAGATTTATGTCAAGAAAGAGTTAATGAAAGGAGAGATCCAGAATTTTCAAAAGCACTATTGCAATTATTATCCACAGCCTGcattgatgaaaatgtaAGGAAAATGATAGCTGAAACATATATAGAAGTCCTTGAGaatactttaaatattccTGAATACAGCATCCTGGCAGCATTAGTATTGATCAAAATTTGGtcatttacaaaattacACAATACTACCATTAAAAGTTTAAATGAAATCTTGATGAAACATATcgaaaatgatattattgaagaagatgatgtGAATACTACTGAAGGTGATGGATTatcaaatgatgatatttccAATTGCCTTGAAGGATTAGCTTATCTGAGTTTGAAAACTTCAGTGAAAGTTAGACTAAGAGCTAACAGTAAATTTTGTTCTGCTttagtaaaaataattgaatttaaaaagGTGAACTCTAAATTTTATGGTGTGTTGGTGGTATTAGCTAATCTGGGTATTTCTCcaaaagatataaataatggTGGACCAGATGCAAAATCCTTAAGGGACTTAAAATCTTATAGTGATTTAAAGAATCCAAAGACAGATGATGATACCAAGGTTATTGAGACTGTAGAAGAAGTGTCGTCCTTTAAcaagaaatatattattgacaCGGGTGTTTTAGCAGCAATTCGAAGCACAGAAAAGGAACTATCCATGGGCTCTAAAGAGCAATACATCagaattatatataatatctCAAGAGAAAAGAAGTTCATTCCTGACTTGGTAAAGCACGGCTGTATGACATCAGTTTtggaatatttaattaatgatGTTGGCAAGAAAAATGAATCTGTTAGATTATTGACTTTAAGATCATTGACAAGAATGTTGATTTATTCTAATCCTGCTACAATTTTCAACAAATACTCTTCCATTAATGCTTTGCCATTCCTGTTCGAGTTGTTACCGATGGATCAAACACCAGAGGAGGCCGCATCCTCTCTATTTGATAGGAATCTCATTACGAATGCAGATTCTTTTGAATCTTTATTAGCATTAACTAACCTAGCTTCTGCACCTGGATCAGAAGGTGAAGACATTTGTAAACGTATTACAGGAACTATTGCTTACTGGACCGTActtgaaaatttaatgttAGATGATTCTGCTCAATTACAAAGATGCACGTTAGAATTACTAAGTAATTTAATGAGCCATCCACTGTCAATTGCtgtaaaatttttcaattttgaaaactCTCAAAGTGTCaagaattttaatattttggtaaaattattagaattagaagatattgaatcaCAACGAGCAGTGGCTGCATTCTTTGCTAATGCTGCCAATTCAATCCCATTCATAGCCCAAGAGTTATTAACTCAAAAAGAGTTCATTGACACAACTATTGACGTTTTTCACAATCAAATAGATGATAAAGAGTTAAGGGAGAGAttcataatattatattattcacTGTTTGCTGTGGTTCCAGAAAAAGATACCAAAAAACTCGATATcattacaaaaaataagaagTTCGAAGAAACTTTAAAACTGATTCAAAAGTTGAATAGCGTCGACGAAGAGTATATGGAAGTAGTGCCATTATTACTATCTAAATGTTAA
- the TPHA0C00370 gene encoding ankyrin repeat domain-containing DHHC palmitoyltransferase family protein (similar to Saccharomyces cerevisiae AKR1 (YDR264C) and AKR2 (YOR034C); ancestral locus Anc_5.626) produces MNEANDVDSIKGDVSDQTELDDISVSSVKPLVSQDDEIVSQISDSTEHMTEREQDIQGQIPEDSIIGSYRVACQSNDIDTVKELIESGAVDIHHDYNDNDHITGLHWACVNNRFAISQYLIKKGADVNKKAGKLNATPLHWAASYGYVHIVDCLLKHGADPTIVDDQGFNLLHLSINSSNIMLVIYVLYFVVDKGIIEVDCQDPNGRTPLLWAAYQGDSLSIKMLLSFGASTKIVDNTGFTPLHWGVVKGQPHVLKYLIKDGADFFAKTNDGKDCFAIAEEMNTTYFLREALDHCGFTKDGFLKKKLFKKSFHAKILTFFLPWILLGSITFLFSHIHPLFALIITLILLIITNQLLQRVLIPCYTVTTNNTISLIQTPLFAGLFAGSVFWLSSVWITKVFLTTVTLKPFRNMSLLITISIICILFGKLITSDPGNIYEEKDHGLVREMVEELMKLGKYDTSNFCIETLTRKPLRSRYSYMNNALVSRFDHYCPWVYNDVGLKNHKTFLFFILSMETGIGLFTSLCLEYFDQLEDLYDDDKLKCLLLGDDELCAGFTHDRFSFLIMAWSAFQFLWVSLLIFVQVFQVTKGVTSYEFNKIVKHGKQVTNSLPFKETFNTTPDISVPNNGSSSGGDDNGTTDGEIGDTTSSTIRHRRSNKIWGVCAAVLGIDQWIMVLKETIGLLPKRQTSESDRPFIVTNYGIKNNCIDFFLTSDTSAPIWQRFIYEPTSLKALLNNNEVDYATLYSLPSIGTTDDVSTIV; encoded by the coding sequence ATGAATGAAGCTAATGACGTTGATTCGATAAAAGGGGATGTTTCCGATCAAACTGAACTGGATGATATCTCGGTTTCATCTGTGAAGCCTCTGGTATCGCAAGACGATGAAATAGTGTCCCAAATATCTGACTCAACTGAACATATGACAGAGAGAGAACAAGATATACAAGGCCAAATCCCTGAAGATTCCATAATTGGCAGCTATAGAGTTGCCTGTCAAAGTAATGATATAGACACGGTTAAAGAGTTAATAGAGTCAGGAGCAGTTGATATTCATCATGACTACAATGACAATGATCACATCACTGGTCTTCATTGGGCCTGTGTTAATAACAGATTTGCTATTTCTCAATACCTGATTAAAAAAGGAGCTGATGTGAATAAGAAAGCAGGCAAGTTAAATGCAACCCCATTACATTGGGCAGCAAGTTATGGATACGTTCATATAGTTGACTGCTTATTGAAGCATGGAGCTGATCCAACAATTGTGGATGATCAAGGgtttaatttattacatCTATCTATAAATAGCTCTAATATTATGTTGGTAATCTATGTGCTGtattttgttgttgataAAGGCATCATTGAAGTTGATTGTCAAGATCCTAACGGTAGAACGCCATTACTCTGGGCAGCTTATCAAGGGGATTCATTGTCAATAAAGATGTTACTAAGTTTTGGTGCCAGCACAAAAATAGTTGATAATACTGGATTTACACCTCTTCATTGGGGTGTAGTTAAAGGCCAGCCTCATGTcctgaaatatttaattaaggATGGTGCTGATTTTTTTGCTAAAACCAATGATGGGAAAGATTGTTTTGCAATTGCAGAAGAAATGAACAcaacatattttttgagAGAAGCTTTGGATCATTGTGGTTTTACGAAAGATGGCTTTCTAAAGAAGAAACTATTTAAGAAAAGTTTCCATGCTAaaattttaacattttttcTTCCGTGGATATTATTGGGGTCGATCACATTTCTTTTCTCTCATATTCACCCATTATTTGCACTTATAATTACATTGAtcttattaataattacaaaTCAACTTTTACAAAGAGTCTTAATCCCATGTTACACAGTTACGACTAATAATACCATATCTTTAATACAGACACCTTTGTTTGCAGGGTTGTTTGCAGGTAGTGTTTTTTGGCTATCATCTGTTTGGATTACCAAAGTGTTCTTAACTACTGTTACACTGAAGCCATTTAGAAACATGTCCTTGTTGAttacaatttcaataatatgCATACTATTTGGAAAGTTAATTACATCAGATCCCggtaatatatatgaagaaaaagatcATGGTTTAGTCAGAGAAATGGTTGAAGAACTTATGAAGTTAGGAAAATACGACACTAGCAACTTTTGTATTGAGACTTTAACCAGGAAACCGTTAAGAAGCAGATATTCTTATATGAATAATGCTCTTGTTTCGAGATTTGACCATTATTGCCCATGGGTGTATAATGATGTTGGTTTAAAAAACCATAAAAcgtttttattttttattctatCCATGGAAACTGGTATTGGTCTGTTTACGTCATTGTGtttagaatattttgatCAACTTGAGGATCTCTATGACGAtgataaattgaaatgtttattattagGAGATGATGAATTATGTGCAGGTTTTACGCATGATCGTTTtagttttttaataatggcATGGTCTGCGTTTCAATTTCTATGGGTAagtttattaatatttgttcAAGTTTTCCAGGTTACTAAGGGTGTTACAAGTTACGAATTCAACAAGATTGTCAAACATGGAAAACAAGTTACAAACTCTTTGCCTTTCAAAGAGACATTTAATACCACACCGGATATCAGTGTCCCAAATAATGGATCTTCTTCAGGTGGAGATGATAATGGAACGACTGATGGAGAAATTGGAGACACAACATCTTCGACAATCCGTCACAGAAGATCCAATAAAATATGGGGCGTATGCGCAGCTGTATTAGGTATTGATCAATGGATTATGGTCTTGAAAGAAACTATTGGTCTATTGCCAAAGAGGCAGACAAGTGAATCCGATAGACCATTCATTGTAACAAACTATGGAATCAAGAATAATTGCATAGATTTTTTTCTAACAAGTGATACCTCTGCACCAATCTGGCAAAGATTTATCTACGAACCAACATCCCTTAAAGCATTGTTGAACAATAATGAAGTTGATTATGCTACATTATACTCTTTGCCCTCTATAGGTACAACAGACGATGTTTCAACAATTGTATAA